From Lolium perenne isolate Kyuss_39 chromosome 5, Kyuss_2.0, whole genome shotgun sequence, a single genomic window includes:
- the LOC139831737 gene encoding uncharacterized protein: MSKFIQLGLDHAKALKAAEAAAVAKLDEALEDASNATVVLRAELEELAKARKGAEERAARLEEEQKGCNQLIQQTDTLAYRLFPDSQRYAVKKVDEHRTAQGQANLAVPWTPYDHLLALNARVSHMRAIDRNLSDIPDVATQLFRILWPGEVVPDTFSLISDRLMGAGKRIREWQCSAARAGADSALRVACSWYPELNLDALTGVREGAETDLDPILTAKRQDRAYHIAEYADMCTFIPPPPDVKDYLDEEEDENLQENL, from the exons atgtCCAAGttcattcagctggggcttgaccacgccaaggccctcaaagctgcTGAAGCGGCTGCAGTGGCCAagctggacgaggctctggaggacgccAGCAACGCCACCGTGGTGTtgcgagctgagctggaggagctggccaaggcccggaagggtgccgaggagagagCTGCGCgcctggaggaggagcagaaggggTGCAACCAGTTGATCCAGCAAACTGATACCCTTGCCTACC gcctctttccggactcccagaggtacgctgtcaagaaggttgacgagcaccgcactgcccaaggccaagcgaatctcgccgtgccatggacgccctatgaccatctgctcgcgctgaatgcgcgggtgtctcatatgcgcgcaATAGATCGCAATCTATCTgatatccctgatgtagctacccagctcttcaggattcTATGGCCGGGCGAGGTGGTGCCGGAcactttctccctcatcagcgatcgtctcatgggcgccggcaagaggatccgcgagtggcagtgctctgctgcccgtgctgGAGCGGACTCTGCtctccgcgtcgcttgctcctggtacccggagcttaacctggacgcccttaccggcgtgcgcgaaggcgcggaaaccgatctggacccgatcctcaccgctaagcggcaggatcgtgcgtaccacattgcggagtacgccgacatgtgcaccttcatccctccccctcctgacgtcaaggactatctcgacgaggaggaggatgaa